The genomic stretch GAATGCGGGCAGAGATTAACCCTTGAATGTCCCGATTGCGGACAGACCTGGCGACATATTCACGGTTATAAATTTTGCCCCAACTGTGGGAAAAGAATTTCCGAAAAATAGGGCAAGCACAGTGGACAGTGGACAGTGAGTAGTAAAAACTACTGACCACTGACCACTGATAAGTGAGAGCTTTTCATACAAAGGAGGTAAATGAAAATGGCTTTAAGTATGTCGGAAGTGATCCAAAAAGCGCGGTCGGAGTTAAATAAACTTATTGGTTTGGAGATTTCCTCTACAGTGGCAGCAGAGAAAGAGGGCGATGGCTGGTTGATAACCATGGAGGTTATCGAGAAACACTCAATTCCGGACAGCATGGATATCCTGGCCAAGTATGAGGCCCGACTGGATCCTGACGGAAGTATGCTGGATTTCAAACGAACAGGGATGCGAAAACGCATCGATATGGAGGATGCCGAGGAGTAGAATAAACGAAAGATGAAAATCAATCGTCTGTTGTTTGTTGCCCGTTGCGGAAAAGGCAACCCACTGACCTCTAACTCCTGAACACTGTTTTTTTAAGGAGATATTCAGATGATACCCAATGCCAGCAAATATGTTCCGCCGGTCAGCCAGTATATACTTCTCGTGAGTGCGGTTTCCTCGCGAACTCTGAGCCGCAGATTGGGGGTTAAACAGGCCTGGACAGAATACAGGGATATATCAAGGAGGCGGGGCAGAGAACCGGTTGAAATAGGTTTCTTACGGTTCCTTGGTTGGCTGCTCACGCTCCCGGCGACGTTGCCGTTCTTCCCAGTCAGGGGGATTGCCTGGATAGCGGAGTCTCTTGAACATCAGGCTTCCGAAGAGCAGGATATGGAGAGAAAACTGAAAGACGAACGTCTGGGTCTGGAGATGAACCTGGAGATGGGGGAAATAACTGAAGAAGAATTTAAGAAACGATCAGAGGAAATAGACCGGGAACTCGAAGAGATTAGAGGTTCATAGAATGACCCTGCTTAGAAGTTTTGGACAGGTAGATGAAGAAGGAAGGATCGCCTTGGGGAAAAATTTTATGCTCCAGATGGGGTTGGAACCGGATTCCGTGGTGGGACTGGAAGTGATTCGCATAACCGGGAGCGGGCGTTATCCGTACCTTATTGTTCATGGGTTGGATCGGATACCGAGGCTTACGGCCCTCCAGACGGTCTTCTATCAATGTCCCTGCCGGATCGATGAGGAGGGTCGAATCGTTTTGGACGATAAAGTGATGTCCGAATCCGGTTTTGAGCCTGGTCTTTCATTGGAGTTCAAGTTATCCGGACCCGCAAGTGCCCCATGGCTGGCAATCAGAAACAAAGGGCCGGTCGGATTGACAACCCTCCAGGAAAAGATGGGACTGAAAAAGCAGAAAAGATGGAAAACGATGACATTGGATTATTGACGGAGAAAAAACATGAAATATTCAACCGGCAGAGAAACAAAAGTTAAATATTCTACGGCAATGAGCTGGGATGAGTATGAAAAGAAGATACGCCGTTCCCGGGTAAAGTACTCCACAGGAAAGGGAGCCCCTGTAAGATACTCCTGCGGTATCATGCCGGATGATGACTCATCCGAGCAGGAGAATAATAGTCCCGAACGAGAGGCTGACTCAGAGGAGTGAATATTCTTGCCAATAAGGCGGCGTATATGAAAACCCTTTTCTTCATATTTAACGATGCGCAACCTTTATGGCGAAGTGGGGCGTAACTGAGGTCTGGATAAAGATGAGAGAAATATCCCGGTAAGTTCGTATCAGGATAGATCAATAGAATAGGGGAGGCAGATATGGCGAGCGGAAGTGAAAAGAAAGCTTTACAAATAATCTATGAAACAGGTGAAGAAACCACAAGCCATATCGTAAGCCGAAAGCTGGGCATAGATACGGGATACGCAAGACTTCTGTGTATGAACCTGGCTCGACAGGATTATGTAGATTTGAAAAGATCGGGCCGCTTCAGAATTACCTTTAAGGGAAAAAGAGCACTGGGTAAAACATCCGGCATTGAAACAGGAAAAACGGACAAAGGTATTTCATTTAAAAGACTACATCAGGAGCGGTCGGGATGGGGGGTTATGTCCAATAGTAGTTACAGAGCTGTTCAGTCTTTCGATAAGCCCGGGCAGGAACAATTGATCTGGTCCACGGCAAAAGTTGATAGATCGGGGAAACACTTCTCTAAAGGGGCCGGGGGGATAATGATTGGAAAGCTGCTGACTGAAACAACCTATCCCTGCGGTTTTTGCAGAGGGAAGGGAGAAAAACCGAAAGGAACCATATGCCCAGTATGCAGAGGGGCTGGAAAAGTTACCGTAAATCCGCCAGCGGTTGTTTGTGCTTACTGTAAAGGGGGAGGCGAAGAGAAACCCCGAAGCAAAATTACCTGCACTGTCTGTCGCGGCACGGGCTTTGTGAGCGTTACAGAACCGGTAGAAGGCTGCACACACTGCCGGGGAACAGGGAGAGAGTCTGGCAACAAGCTTCCGTGCTTGAAATGCCGGGGCAAAGGTGTGGTGACAAAGCCAGGTTCCAGCCCCGGGAAGGCTATGCCTCCAAAGGAAGACTTCCACCGCCAGGCAAGGTTTCAAATGGAGCAGAAGAGAAGGTTTCAGGAACGTCCGGCAAAACGAAAGAGAAGCCCCACTGCCAGCGAGGTAGAGGTGCTGGGGTTTTATTGCGAGTCTAAACAACGAAAGAATCCTATCAACGTGAGCAACTATACCGGTATGTCTCCGGCATATGTAAGCGTGTTGACACGGTCTCTGGTGGAAAACGGTCTTTTAATGGCAATTGCCCCGAGACAATATGAGATTACACCACAGGGGGAAAAGATTCTGCAAGGAGATCACAAAGCAGGTGAACTGTAATGGGAACGATTAGTGTTCAAAAGTTGAGAGCACAGAATAAAACTTTTATCGCAGGGTACAGGCAAATGAGTAAGGATAAAAGCGATTTTCCTGTTGACATATTTGAGGGAGAAAGAAAGATACGTTTGATAGCTGAGTTGTCGGGGATTGATGAAGAGGATATCAAGGTTGACTTAAACGAAAAAGTTTTAGTCATATTCGCCAGCGGAAAAGACAGAACTTATTACAAAATCATCAAATTGCCCCGTCCTTCTGAAAAGATAATCGGAAAATTATACAATAATGGCTTTTTAGAGCTTATTCTGGAGAAAAAGGAGGATAGTGATGGCCTTAGAACCATCTCGAACTAATGATCGTGTCGGTTTGGTCGACGTAATCGACAGAATCCTGGATAAAGGGCTTGTAATTAATGCCGATATTACAGTGTCTGTGGCGGGGGTTGAACTGCTTGGAATTAAGATACGTGCTGCCCTTGCATCCTTCGAGACGGCGGCAAAATATGGGCTGGAGTTTCCATCGGGAACCAATTATGAGACCGCAGCATGGCAGGAGGCGCAAATAGCCAGAGAGAATTGCCCCCAATGCGACAAAAGGGTGCCTACAGAAGAGCTCATCAGCACCGGCTGCCCTTGGTGTGGCTGGGTCAGTGCCAAGGCAAAGGCAT from Syntrophales bacterium encodes the following:
- a CDS encoding gas vesicle protein, whose protein sequence is MALEPSRTNDRVGLVDVIDRILDKGLVINADITVSVAGVELLGIKIRAALASFETAAKYGLEFPSGTNYETAAWQEAQIARENCPQCDKRVPTEELISTGCPWCGWVSAKAKALSQPA
- the gvpO gene encoding gas vesicle protein GvpO — protein: MALSMSEVIQKARSELNKLIGLEISSTVAAEKEGDGWLITMEVIEKHSIPDSMDILAKYEARLDPDGSMLDFKRTGMRKRIDMEDAEE
- a CDS encoding gas vesicle protein GvpG, with product MIPNASKYVPPVSQYILLVSAVSSRTLSRRLGVKQAWTEYRDISRRRGREPVEIGFLRFLGWLLTLPATLPFFPVRGIAWIAESLEHQASEEQDMERKLKDERLGLEMNLEMGEITEEEFKKRSEEIDRELEEIRGS